In Betaproteobacteria bacterium, one DNA window encodes the following:
- a CDS encoding M48 family metallopeptidase, which yields MPLISTTAFRQGATPRRIELPGGAVAVCEHNEAVDETFQLSSHATLAHRLESHAGFVLAALAGIAVSMAIGYLYGIPWVAGEIAQRIPVGIEKQLAEQSLKSLDQALFGPSELPSEKQKDISATFSALRQEAGLPGEVRLEYRAGHWIGANALALPGGVVIITDELVAAVPGKDEIAAVLAHELGHVHYRHSLRQLLQSSITAMTAMAIYGDVTAITGLAASVPAMLAHTGYSRAAERESDNLAFVLLKKTGRSPRAFASAMAALEQTSGKKNPGSGRAKIPGYLSTHPATDERIEAALENSE from the coding sequence TTGCCGTTGATTTCTACGACGGCCTTTCGGCAAGGCGCCACGCCCCGGCGCATCGAGTTGCCGGGCGGTGCCGTGGCGGTCTGCGAGCACAATGAAGCGGTCGACGAGACATTCCAACTCTCTAGTCATGCCACGCTCGCCCACCGTCTCGAATCGCACGCGGGCTTTGTCCTGGCCGCGCTCGCTGGCATCGCCGTATCGATGGCGATCGGATACCTGTATGGGATTCCGTGGGTGGCGGGCGAGATCGCCCAACGGATTCCTGTTGGCATCGAAAAACAGCTCGCCGAGCAGAGCCTGAAGTCGCTCGACCAGGCGTTGTTCGGGCCGAGTGAGTTGCCCTCGGAGAAACAAAAAGATATTTCCGCTACTTTTTCCGCGTTGCGCCAAGAGGCTGGCTTGCCCGGAGAAGTACGGCTGGAGTACCGCGCCGGTCATTGGATCGGGGCGAACGCGCTGGCGCTTCCCGGCGGCGTGGTGATCATTACCGATGAACTGGTCGCGGCGGTGCCTGGTAAGGATGAAATCGCCGCCGTGCTTGCCCACGAGCTTGGGCATGTGCACTACCGCCACAGTCTGCGGCAGCTTCTGCAAAGCTCCATTACAGCCATGACGGCAATGGCCATTTATGGAGACGTGACGGCCATTACTGGCCTTGCCGCGTCCGTGCCGGCAATGCTTGCCCATACGGGCTACTCGCGCGCGGCCGAGCGCGAATCGGACAACTTAGCATTTGTCTTGCTCAAAAAAACGGGCCGTTCGCCGCGCGCCTTTGCATCCGCCATGGCGGCGTTGGAACAAACCAGCGGTAAGAAAAACCCAGGGTCCGGGCGGGCGAAAATCCCGGGCTACTTGTCGACCCATCCTGCAACGGATGAGCGCATCGAGGCGGCTCTAGAAAATTCCGAATAA
- a CDS encoding EAL domain-containing protein translates to MSEVLGPNSPDAEYSIRDASIRLGVPVQKLRRWDAQGVLVARRTDGGHRRYSSEMIESLTRAAVQPSPNVRDKPASEKKALQDKRQVTQLLIESENRYRDLVETSHDLIWTTDTQGRFTYLSNATASIFGLAAQQLLGRSIFDFESRSSRFSNLRSLSVLLGSGEIKDYVACVISSDGTDRWVGINARLTRDENGQIYGVRGTARNVTAEQEAARTIEYLATHDALTSLPNRVSLQRTLEQALASRDVGAVLFIDIDHFKYVNDNFGHRAGDHLIAGVSGVLKEAAKDHGGQVFRLGGDEYAVHLPEVLRSQAVRAADHVLESLRHYRFLALGQHRMSSVTASIGIALYPFHGVDVATLLSSADRAMYQANDSGRNRHFLYDHDARGLRHTQNRVQWSSQLRHVLDDDRISLYYQPVVRLSDLRAMHCEILLRIHDEEGGIVLPSQFIEHAESLGLVQEFDMRVVQRILEYLGKCADRGPKWRYFVNLSRTSISDPQWVRKFHRMLESSSADVSQLVFEITETAAMHDVDVTEQFIRELKSMGCRFALDDFGAGFSSFYYLKRFDVDYLKIDGGFVRDLATDEANRILVRALCDVAEGLNKQVIAEWVETKDVMDILKAMGTPFGQGFYFKTPAPLWENTPEKIPLEGNRGLP, encoded by the coding sequence ATGAGCGAAGTTCTGGGGCCAAATTCACCGGATGCCGAATATTCCATTCGAGACGCCTCGATCAGGCTCGGAGTACCGGTACAAAAACTACGGCGTTGGGACGCCCAAGGGGTGCTTGTCGCGCGCCGCACGGACGGGGGCCACCGCCGCTATTCCAGCGAGATGATCGAGAGTCTCACCCGCGCTGCTGTCCAGCCTTCGCCGAACGTGCGGGACAAGCCCGCCTCCGAGAAGAAGGCCCTCCAAGACAAGCGCCAAGTCACCCAACTCCTGATCGAAAGCGAGAATCGTTACCGGGATTTGGTGGAAACTTCCCACGACTTGATCTGGACCACGGATACGCAAGGCCGGTTTACTTACTTGAGCAACGCCACGGCAAGTATTTTCGGCCTCGCGGCCCAACAGTTACTGGGCCGTAGCATCTTCGATTTCGAGTCCAGATCCTCCCGGTTTTCCAACCTCCGCTCTTTGTCGGTGCTGCTCGGAAGCGGAGAAATCAAGGACTACGTCGCGTGCGTGATCTCCTCGGATGGCACAGATCGCTGGGTGGGCATCAATGCGCGCCTCACCCGTGATGAGAACGGGCAAATTTACGGTGTCCGCGGCACGGCCAGAAACGTCACGGCGGAACAAGAAGCCGCGCGCACCATCGAGTATTTGGCGACCCACGACGCGCTCACGAGCTTACCCAACCGTGTGAGTTTGCAACGCACACTCGAACAAGCGCTCGCGTCGCGCGACGTGGGCGCCGTGCTTTTCATCGACATCGATCACTTCAAGTACGTCAACGATAACTTTGGCCACCGGGCTGGCGACCATCTCATCGCCGGAGTAAGTGGTGTGTTGAAGGAGGCGGCAAAGGATCATGGCGGCCAAGTCTTTCGCTTGGGCGGCGACGAGTATGCCGTGCATCTTCCCGAAGTCTTGCGCAGCCAGGCCGTGCGCGCGGCGGATCACGTGCTCGAGTCCTTGCGCCACTACCGCTTTCTGGCCCTCGGCCAGCACCGCATGTCGAGCGTCACGGCCTCCATCGGCATTGCCCTTTATCCCTTCCATGGCGTGGACGTCGCCACATTGCTATCCAGCGCGGATCGCGCCATGTACCAAGCGAATGATAGCGGCCGTAACCGCCACTTCCTATACGATCACGATGCTCGCGGCCTGCGCCACACCCAAAACCGCGTGCAGTGGTCAAGCCAGCTGCGCCACGTCTTGGACGATGACCGCATATCGCTCTACTACCAACCGGTCGTGCGGCTGTCCGATTTGCGAGCCATGCACTGCGAAATCCTGCTGCGCATCCACGACGAGGAAGGGGGCATCGTCTTGCCCAGCCAATTCATCGAGCACGCGGAGTCCTTGGGCTTGGTGCAAGAGTTCGACATGCGCGTGGTGCAACGAATACTGGAATACCTGGGAAAATGCGCTGACCGGGGACCGAAATGGCGCTACTTCGTGAATCTCTCCCGCACCAGTATTTCCGATCCGCAGTGGGTGCGAAAGTTTCATCGCATGCTGGAATCGAGTTCCGCCGACGTGAGCCAGTTGGTATTCGAAATCACGGAAACGGCGGCCATGCACGACGTGGATGTGACCGAGCAGTTCATTCGAGAACTCAAGAGCATGGGCTGCCGCTTCGCGCTCGATGACTTCGGCGCGGGATTCAGTTCCTTCTACTACCTGAAACGCTTTGACGTCGATTATCTGAAGATTGACGGCGGATTCGTGCGCGACCTGGCCACGGACGAAGCCAACCGCATCTTAGTGCGCGCGCTGTGCGACGTCGCCGAGGGCCTGAACAAACAAGTCATCGCGGAATGGGTGGAAACCAAGGACGTCATGGACATCCTCAAGGCGATGGGAACCCCCTTCGGCCAAGGGTTCTACTTCAAGACGCCCGCGCCCCTGTGGGAAAACACGCCGGAGAAAATTCCCCTAGAAGGGAACCGAGGCCTTCCTTAA
- a CDS encoding sorbosone dehydrogenase family protein, whose protein sequence is MTHISLLRLLALALMTLPVAGWTKNLPLNRIKLPPGFEISVYAEVPGARSMALGANGVVFVGTQRVGKVYAVVPSAAGNKVLTIASVLNSPNGVAYRDGSLYVADIDRILRYDRIDSLLDMPPKPVLVTDRFPREGHHGWKFIAFGPDGKLYVPVGGPCNVCEEDPDRYALISRINPDGSGYEVFARGVRNSVGFDWDPRTKELWFNDHGRDHMGDDLPSCELNHAPRAGMHFGFPYCHQGDTADPDFGKRRACSEFTPPALKQGGHVAPDGLRFYTGKMFPEEYHNAIFIAQHGSWNRSKKSGYRLIVATAREGKIAKSEVFASGWMENEQVWGRPVDVLVMPDGALLVSDDYAGVVYHVSYRRQ, encoded by the coding sequence ATGACGCACATATCGCTTCTCCGCTTGTTAGCCCTGGCGCTGATGACTCTCCCGGTGGCGGGCTGGACCAAAAACCTGCCTCTAAACAGAATCAAGCTGCCACCGGGATTCGAAATCAGCGTCTATGCCGAGGTTCCTGGCGCCCGTTCCATGGCTCTGGGAGCCAATGGGGTGGTGTTCGTGGGCACGCAGCGCGTGGGTAAGGTGTACGCCGTGGTTCCTTCCGCCGCGGGGAACAAGGTGCTCACCATCGCCAGCGTCCTCAACTCACCGAACGGCGTGGCCTACCGCGATGGCAGCCTCTACGTCGCCGATATCGACCGCATTCTGCGCTATGACCGGATCGATTCCCTGCTGGACATGCCGCCTAAGCCCGTGCTGGTCACCGATCGTTTCCCGCGCGAGGGTCATCATGGCTGGAAATTCATTGCCTTCGGGCCCGATGGCAAGCTCTACGTGCCGGTGGGCGGGCCTTGTAACGTGTGCGAGGAGGACCCGGACCGCTATGCGCTGATCTCCAGGATCAACCCCGACGGTTCGGGTTACGAGGTGTTCGCGCGCGGTGTGCGCAATAGCGTGGGATTCGACTGGGATCCGCGAACCAAGGAGCTATGGTTCAACGACCACGGCCGCGACCACATGGGAGACGATCTTCCCTCTTGCGAGCTCAATCACGCGCCCAGGGCCGGGATGCATTTCGGCTTTCCCTATTGCCACCAGGGCGACACGGCCGATCCAGATTTCGGCAAGCGCCGCGCGTGTTCGGAATTCACGCCGCCAGCGCTCAAGCAAGGCGGGCACGTGGCGCCTGACGGGTTGCGCTTCTACACTGGGAAAATGTTTCCCGAGGAATACCACAACGCAATCTTCATCGCCCAGCACGGTTCTTGGAATCGCAGCAAGAAAAGCGGCTATCGTCTCATCGTGGCAACAGCGCGTGAGGGCAAGATCGCAAAGTCCGAAGTGTTCGCTTCGGGTTGGATGGAGAATGAGCAGGTATGGGGACGTCCCGTCGATGTGCTGGTAATGCCCGACGGCGCTTTGCTGGTTTCCGACGATTACGCGGGGGTGGTCTACCACGTTTCCTACCGGCGCCAATGA